A genomic window from Candidatus Lokiarchaeota archaeon includes:
- a CDS encoding tRNA (N(6)-L-threonylcarbamoyladenosine(37)-C(2))-methylthiotransferase, producing the protein MQLDMKYYIETYGCSLNDADSDIIAGVLNSVGAQQVFNQEDAEVIVVNTCGVKEPTEDRVIHRLKELSQINKPVIVAGCLPRISLKRIKRAIPNFAAIHTPQSIHSLPSSLRAIMNDERGIVKLDSFEDAPKIDSLRLPPDSVICTIPICEGCLGSCAYCAVKFARGNVRSYSIDRIIKLVLECIKSGYREIRLTSQDSGVYGHDRGTNLLQLLQKLDTLAGNHRFRLGMFNPNLVSPFLDDMVHVMSSEHYFNFFHMPLQSGSNEILARMNRRYTVEEWGNAVERIREEIPRATIATDVIAGFPGETENDFHETVTALKQYRPALVNISKYGDRPDTEASKSSQKVDTRVKKQRSRKLTNLVTKLNLANHRAWVDWIGPVVVTRYGSKSGLMGRNPSYVPVILHDEDIAIGETVTAKITKAHRTYLSGEVITSAQY; encoded by the coding sequence TTGCAACTGGACATGAAATACTACATTGAAACTTACGGTTGTTCTCTTAATGATGCTGATTCCGATATCATAGCGGGTGTGCTTAACAGCGTGGGGGCACAACAAGTCTTCAATCAAGAAGATGCCGAAGTGATAGTGGTCAACACTTGTGGTGTCAAGGAACCAACTGAGGATCGGGTCATTCATCGGCTGAAAGAACTCTCTCAGATCAACAAACCTGTTATTGTAGCCGGTTGCCTTCCCAGAATCTCCTTGAAGAGAATCAAACGAGCTATTCCCAATTTCGCAGCAATACACACTCCTCAATCAATCCATTCTCTTCCTTCTTCCCTGCGGGCTATCATGAATGATGAAAGAGGCATCGTGAAACTCGACTCCTTCGAGGACGCCCCCAAGATTGATTCCCTACGTCTTCCTCCTGATTCGGTCATTTGCACAATTCCGATTTGTGAAGGTTGTCTTGGTTCTTGTGCATATTGTGCTGTGAAGTTTGCCAGAGGAAATGTAAGAAGCTATAGCATTGACAGAATCATCAAACTCGTACTAGAGTGTATCAAGAGCGGCTATCGCGAGATTCGGCTTACCTCACAGGATTCGGGTGTATATGGTCATGACAGGGGCACGAACCTTCTTCAGCTGTTACAGAAACTTGACACACTCGCTGGAAATCATCGCTTCAGACTGGGCATGTTCAATCCGAATCTCGTCTCGCCGTTCTTGGATGATATGGTGCACGTTATGTCTTCTGAGCATTATTTCAACTTCTTCCACATGCCTCTTCAGTCAGGAAGTAATGAGATTCTGGCCAGAATGAATCGTCGATACACTGTTGAAGAGTGGGGTAATGCAGTAGAGCGTATCCGCGAAGAAATTCCACGCGCAACTATCGCTACAGATGTAATAGCTGGTTTTCCCGGTGAAACAGAGAATGATTTTCATGAGACCGTGACGGCACTCAAACAATACAGACCCGCTTTGGTCAACATATCAAAATATGGCGATCGGCCTGATACAGAGGCATCCAAGTCTAGTCAGAAAGTTGACACTCGGGTAAAAAAGCAGAGAAGCAGGAAGCTAACGAATCTAGTAACCAAACTGAACCTCGCCAATCATAGAGCATGGGTTGATTGGATTGGTCCTGTTGTTGTAACTCGATATGGCTCAAAAAGTGGACTTATGGGTCGCAACCCTTCTTATGTACCCGTCATTCTACATGATGAGGATATTGCTATAGGTGAGACTGTGACCGCGAAAATTACCAAGGCTCATAGGACATATCTATCAGGAGAAGTTATTACCTCGGCTCAATATTGA
- the thiL gene encoding thiamine-phosphate kinase, protein MENNDIGEREFLSQIKYLVRKIPGSRLDFDDDASDIPLHENESIVINVDTFVTSTDKLPGMSYAQSGRKTAVMTLSDLAAKGASPRGMLLSACVGDDSQTESMHECIRGFSQYCLKSDVPFLGGDLGYSKEIVLTGVGIGTASPPRIVTRTGAQPGDIIAVTDTFGLSSVAFNILLEGYSAEKKLRNRAIKAAYKPDIHLSIVSELSKASVVHSSMDSSDGLGITLNTLAERSGHLFLIDELPVAAGVEEFTKKHNLDLVEVIMQGGEEFSLVLTISTEGWDKAVEIAKREHAKLMPIGHVEEGSGVRYMGDSHERMIPTKGYDVLKKG, encoded by the coding sequence ATGGAAAATAACGATATAGGTGAACGGGAATTCCTATCACAAATCAAATATCTCGTACGAAAAATCCCGGGATCACGACTTGATTTCGACGATGACGCATCGGATATTCCCCTGCATGAAAACGAAAGCATAGTCATCAATGTAGACACCTTCGTAACAAGTACTGACAAGCTTCCAGGGATGAGTTACGCTCAATCCGGAAGAAAAACGGCAGTGATGACACTCAGTGATTTGGCTGCAAAAGGTGCTTCTCCACGAGGAATGCTTTTGTCAGCATGTGTTGGTGATGATTCCCAAACCGAATCCATGCATGAATGTATCCGTGGATTCTCACAGTATTGTCTCAAGTCTGATGTACCATTCCTTGGCGGCGATTTGGGATATTCAAAGGAGATTGTTCTAACAGGGGTTGGCATTGGGACTGCCTCGCCGCCACGAATCGTAACGAGAACTGGCGCGCAACCTGGTGATATTATAGCGGTTACTGATACATTTGGCCTTAGTTCTGTTGCCTTCAATATATTACTCGAGGGCTACTCTGCCGAAAAGAAACTGCGGAATCGGGCCATCAAGGCTGCATACAAACCTGATATCCATCTTTCCATAGTTTCAGAGCTTTCGAAAGCTTCCGTTGTACACTCTTCTATGGACAGCAGCGATGGTCTTGGTATCACCTTGAATACCCTCGCAGAACGAAGTGGACACCTCTTTTTGATCGATGAATTGCCTGTTGCAGCTGGTGTGGAGGAATTTACGAAGAAACACAATCTCGATCTCGTCGAAGTCATTATGCAGGGTGGTGAGGAATTCAGTCTTGTGCTTACAATCTCAACAGAGGGGTGGGACAAGGCTGTTGAAATTGCAAAACGTGAACATGCAAAACTGATGCCCATTGGTCACGTCGAAGAAGGTTCTGGAGTTAGATATATGGGGGACTCTCATGAAAGAATGATTCCCACAAAAGGCTATGATGTTTTGAAAAAGGGGTGA
- a CDS encoding aminotransferase class V-fold PLP-dependent enzyme produces the protein MTKDEQRYKQAKWDVPLLFEKSTPGQIGHWFPVPEDAIVQEVGSVDELVPENMQRKKHPDLPEISEPQIVRHFIRLSQMNYSVTQGTYPLGSCTMKYNPVVNNRCASLNGFTNIHPFQDTSTIQGALELMWELEKWLGELSGMDAVTLQPAAGAQGELTGVLLIREYHRCITKECEQRSEMLIPDSAHGTNPASAAMAGFDVVVLPSSDEGLVDTEAVKDAVGPKTAGLMLTNPNTIGVFEKDIEEIAATVHDEGGLLYYDGANLNAIMGMTRPGDMGFDIVHMNLHKTMSTPHGGGGPGAGPVGVKDKLAEFLPIPRIVRKADESFDLKYNYPNSIGKVHGFFGNFGVLVRAYSYIYALGADGLKEASKLAVLNANYCARHIEEIQGFKLPYSQDAPRKHECVISAQQMKEDTGVTAMHIAKRLLDFGVHAPTVYFPQIVDEALMIEPTETESKEELDTFISALETISEEAYETPEKVKNAPHSTAFRKLDEYRAAHPRTLTLSWRMFQERLSKDNDED, from the coding sequence TTGACGAAAGATGAACAACGTTACAAACAAGCAAAATGGGACGTTCCTCTTCTTTTTGAGAAGTCCACACCCGGTCAAATAGGTCACTGGTTTCCCGTCCCAGAAGATGCGATTGTTCAAGAAGTAGGATCCGTTGATGAACTGGTTCCTGAGAACATGCAACGGAAAAAGCATCCCGACCTTCCCGAAATCTCGGAGCCTCAGATAGTTAGGCATTTCATTCGTCTCTCACAGATGAACTACTCGGTAACTCAGGGCACCTATCCACTGGGCAGCTGTACTATGAAATACAATCCTGTTGTCAACAATCGTTGCGCTTCGCTAAATGGATTCACCAATATCCATCCATTCCAGGATACATCAACTATCCAGGGTGCCTTGGAACTGATGTGGGAGCTTGAGAAGTGGTTGGGTGAGCTTTCTGGCATGGATGCTGTTACACTACAACCAGCGGCAGGAGCTCAAGGCGAACTAACGGGTGTGCTGCTTATCAGGGAATATCACCGTTGTATAACAAAGGAATGTGAGCAACGGTCAGAAATGCTCATACCCGATTCTGCTCATGGAACAAACCCAGCTTCAGCTGCTATGGCTGGATTTGATGTAGTTGTACTGCCTTCGAGTGATGAAGGGTTGGTTGATACGGAAGCAGTGAAAGATGCTGTGGGCCCCAAGACCGCAGGCTTGATGCTAACGAATCCCAATACTATCGGCGTGTTTGAGAAAGATATCGAAGAAATAGCAGCTACAGTTCATGATGAAGGTGGGTTATTGTACTATGATGGTGCTAACCTGAATGCAATCATGGGGATGACAAGACCTGGCGATATGGGATTTGACATTGTTCATATGAACCTCCACAAGACGATGTCTACACCTCATGGAGGTGGCGGGCCGGGTGCGGGGCCAGTTGGTGTGAAGGACAAACTAGCTGAATTCTTACCCATTCCGCGTATCGTGAGGAAAGCGGACGAAAGCTTTGATTTGAAATATAATTATCCTAACTCGATTGGGAAAGTTCATGGTTTCTTCGGAAATTTCGGTGTTCTTGTACGAGCCTATTCGTATATCTATGCACTTGGTGCTGATGGACTGAAAGAAGCATCGAAACTTGCTGTTCTCAATGCTAACTACTGTGCGAGACACATTGAGGAAATCCAAGGTTTCAAACTGCCGTATTCTCAAGATGCGCCTCGAAAACACGAGTGCGTGATTTCCGCACAACAAATGAAGGAAGATACCGGCGTCACAGCTATGCACATCGCGAAGCGACTTCTTGACTTTGGCGTGCATGCGCCTACCGTATATTTCCCTCAGATTGTTGATGAGGCTCTTATGATTGAGCCAACCGAAACTGAATCCAAAGAAGAGCTTGATACCTTCATCTCTGCTCTGGAAACCATTTCGGAAGAAGCCTATGAAACGCCTGAGAAAGTTAAGAACGCACCACACTCGACTGCATTTAGAAAGCTAGACGAGTATCGTGCCGCTCATCCAAGGACCCTCACACTCTCCTGGAGGATGTTTCAGGAACGGCTCTCCAAAGACAACGATGAAGACTGA
- a CDS encoding MoaD family protein, whose amino-acid sequence MQVRFKPLGTLRRKIGKNEMVLDLNEGATVGDALDAVLENSEEEVRHIVMTEGELSGNLILMLNKTSVENLEGEDTKLHDGDEIVLLPHIQGGEGDCNWT is encoded by the coding sequence ATGCAAGTCCGTTTCAAACCCCTTGGCACCCTCAGAAGAAAAATAGGGAAAAACGAAATGGTTCTAGACTTGAATGAAGGAGCAACTGTTGGGGATGCCTTGGATGCAGTTCTGGAGAACAGTGAGGAGGAGGTACGCCATATTGTCATGACCGAGGGGGAACTCAGTGGCAACCTCATTTTGATGCTCAACAAGACAAGTGTAGAAAATCTTGAGGGCGAGGATACAAAGCTTCATGATGGAGACGAAATCGTATTGCTCCCTCATATCCAAGGGGGTGAAGGTGATTGCAACTGGACATGA